A stretch of the bacterium genome encodes the following:
- the gspG gene encoding type II secretion system major pseudopilin GspG: MNKKSGFTLIEILIAMTIIGILSGVVGLSVAGYLRKAKLEASRAQIKTFQTALQMYKAAHAQFPSTAQGLEALCEAPSIPPVPKDYPAEGYLESRNLPRDPWGNPYVYLVPGRKGEPYEIVSYGADGEEGGAGEAADISSAQF; this comes from the coding sequence ATGAATAAGAAAAGCGGATTTACGTTAATTGAAATTCTGATCGCCATGACGATCATTGGCATTCTGTCCGGCGTGGTGGGGTTGTCGGTGGCCGGCTATTTGCGGAAAGCCAAGCTGGAAGCCAGTCGCGCGCAGATCAAAACCTTTCAGACGGCGTTGCAAATGTATAAAGCGGCCCATGCCCAGTTTCCCTCCACGGCGCAGGGGCTTGAGGCGTTGTGCGAAGCTCCCTCTATTCCGCCGGTGCCCAAGGATTACCCCGCTGAAGGCTATCTGGAAAGCCGTAACCTGCCCCGGGATCCCTGGGGGAATCCCTACGTCTATCTGGTTCCCGGCCGAAAAGGGGAACCGTACGAGATCGTGTCCTATGGGGCCGATGGGGAAGAAGGCGGAGCGGGAGAGGCGGCCGATATCAGCAGCGCCCAGTTTTAG